CCTCTAGAAAGGAAGCCCGTTTGCTTCTCCCAGGTTTTTGGGGCCTCTCTGCCActctggaggagtccctgggtggtgcaaataattaagcactcagctattattggagaggttggtggtttgaaaccacccagaggcgcctcggaagaaagctacttccaaaaggtcacagccattgaaagccctagggagcagttctactctgaaacacatggtgtcaccgtgagtcagaattggctcaaaggCAACGTTCCTGTGGGTTTTCTGGGCCACTCTGGAACCTGCCATAAACTAAATTCGCAGACGTTTCCTGGGGCTGCAAGTCCATGCAAGCGTCTGCCTTTCAGGGACAAGTCTGTCCTCCCACAAGCCTGCTGTGTGCCAAGACAGCTCTCCCCACAGCGCTGGGCAGGGCGTTCTCCTTTTACATGTCCCACCTTGGGCAGACCCTGGTTTTAACTTCTGTCTACCTGGTCCCTAGATGCTGTCAGGACAGCAGCAACATCTCCTCAGGATGTGTCATATGCTCTTAGGGCAAAAGCAGTCCTGTCAGCCTTGTGCACCTCTCTGGGATCCTGCTTTCTCTTAGGTTGTTGGCCTGCCCTCCTCCCTGTCTTGTCAGTTCTGTTAtgcttttaagattaaaaaacatgTATTTAGTGTTCCCAGTTCTCAGCAGTACTAGATAAGGAAGTCTGCTATATGCTTCAACCAGACCTTTGTCCTCCCTTCTCCCCACCTTCAGCATCCTCCGGAAAGCCTTAGATAAGATCGCTGAGATCAAGTCTCTGTTGGAAGAAAGGCGGATTGGTGAGTTGAAAGGACAATTTTAGTGTTCCTTGACCAGGAGCAGTGAGGGTTCCTGAGGGCAGCGGTCATGTCTCCCTGCGGGGGCCTCTGTAACCTCTGCCCATGTCATCATTCCCAGGGGTTTCTAACAAAGGAGTGAGTGGGTCTGGGCAGCCTGGGACTGGGACGTGAGTGGAGCTGGTTCTCAGCCTCTGGGAGGCAGGGTTTTGCTAGATCTCCTCTGCAGACCCAGTGGATCCACACTTGCCCTCCTGCttcacctccctcctcccccagcccctagtctcatttcttcctttgtgaGAACTTGCCTCTTTTTTGTGGAGCAACACCTGGGTGTCCTAAAGCTGGCCTTCCAGGTGGAGTCTACAGTGTGTGCCTACCCATCAGACTGCCAGTTTCTTGGCCTTCCCACCTCTGCCCTGCCCTTCAAATGAACCTCGGTGGGTGGAGCCCTCACTCCTTAAAGATCTCACATTGCCAGACTGGTTGTGTATGAAGTTAACTGGGTGGCTGAGCCGTGACTGAGAGCTTAGGGACCCACATTTGATAGTTTAACTTTCTGCTGAATTACAACATACAATAGAAAAGTACACATATGTGTACAGCTTAATGAATTTTTCAGTAAGTGAACACAACCAtgtaaccagcacccagatcaagaaaccaTAAGCTGTCCTTTTGCTCCCTTCTAGTCCCTTCCACCCTTCTAATCTGTTGAGTTTGGTAGTCTCTTTAGTCTCGAACATCTAGTGCCAGGGGCGCAGATAGTGCATGGGCCCTTGGGTGCTAATTCGGGATGCGGGGGCTCCAAGCTGAGCCTCTGAAAGCTCAATGCAGGGGTGCTGGGGTGGTCTGGGGACAGGTCCTTCTCCCTGACTCAGGAGGGGGGGCTGACTTCCTCCCACAGCGGCCAAGATTGCAGGCCTGTATAATGACTCGGAGCCGCCTCGCAAGACCATGCGCAGAGGGGTGCTGATGACCCTGCTGCAGCAGTCAGCCATGACCCTGCCCCTGTGGATTGGGAAGCCTGGAGACAAGTGAGAGTGGGCCAGGGTGGGCAGTGGGCACAGGAGGGGCTCGTGCCCGAGGGCTGGATGGGACTAACAGTTTCCTCCACTCACAGGCCCCCACCCCTCTGTGGGGCCATTCCAGCCTCAGGGGACTATGTGGCCAAACCTGGAGACAAGGTGGCTGCCCGGGTGAAGGCCGTAGATGGGGATGAGCAGTGGATTCTGGCTGAGGTGGTCAGTTACAGCCATGCCACCAACAAGTGAGTGGACCCTGCTGGTTGCTCTCTCAGCACCACACCGCTCAGGCTGCCCTGTTTCACCTGTCTGCAAAATGGGCGCAAGGCTTTCCCGAGGGTGCTAGGGGGGTGGTGGGTGAAGCACTAGCTCCGGCAGCTACTCtacctctcccctctccttcctcccctcagCACCCCATGACCTGGGCTGTGCTCATCACCACATCCggtcttttccttttgttttcccaCAGGTATGAGGTAGATGACATTGATGAAGAAGGCAAGGAGTGAGTGTCTGGGCCAGGGAGGGGCAACAGAAGCCTGGGGCATAGCCAGGATCCTGGAGAGGAGTCCCCCTATCTGGCCATGGGTTGACATAAGGCTCCCCCTCCAGGAGACACACCCTGAGCCGGCGCCGCATCATCCCTCTACCCCAGTGGAAGGCCAACCCTGAGACGGACCCCGAAGCCTTATTTCAGAAGGAACAGCTTGTGCTGGCCCTGTACCCACAAACCACCTGCTTCTACCGTGCCCTGATCCACACGCCCCCACAGCGGGTAAGGCAGGCCCTGTGACATCAGGACCCGGCTGACCAGATGGGGCCATGGGGTTGTcacctttccttttcttctcatctTAGAGACTCTGAGCTAGAAGGGCCGAGTCCCTTCTGCTTGGTCAGCTCTATAACACCCCACAGCCCTGTCTTCTAGAGCTGGCCCTGCTCCTTCCACCCTTTAGCACCGCAGCAAGCCCTGGGCGCATGGGCCTGCTGTGTCTTCTAATCTAAGCTCATTTTTGCATTTACACTGAGACAGCCAAGCCCTGAGAAGGGAAGCGCCGTGCCCAGGGCCTGTCTTCAGATCTGGATCCTGAACTACCATCCCTTACTTACCTGAGGCTGTGTCCCCTGGTGCTGCTGCACCCAGGCCACACATGCCTGATGGCAGTATGAAGGCTGTTCTCCCCTCTTTCTCCAGGATCCCTGCCTGATGCCCTTTGGGATGTCCTTGTTCCCTTTAACACAGGGCACATCCAGTGATGGCCGACCACAAAGGCGGTGCATCCCCTTCCTCTCCCTGCTTTGTCCCCTGCCCTTGGCCCTTTGTTGTGAAAAAGGAGCTCTGTAGCAGCAGGGACCAGAGTTTCAAACATCTAGGCTTCTTGGCTCTAGAGAGTGAAAGATGAGGACAGGGAGGCTGGGAGCCCATGGACCAGAGGATCCTGGCAGTCTATGTTGGGGACGGGAGGTAGTATCGGAGACGGGAGGCCTTGCCTGGGAGCCTCTGATCAGCTTCTCGTTTCTGCCTCCTGCCACAGCCCCAGGATGACTATTCGGTCCTATTTGAAGACACCTCCTATGCAGACGGCTATTCCCCTCCCCTCAATGTGGCCCAGAGGTACGTGGTGGCTTGTAAGGAGCCCAAAAAAAAGTGATGCAGGCTGGCAGACCCACAGTCTCTTGCCACCTCTGAGGGGAAGGCAACAAAAGATTCTCTGCCATCAAATAAATATTCTTCCCCCCTTGCCTGCATCCGTCTCTTGGGTGTTACTTCTTCAGACCCTCTTCCCCTCTCCAAATAGGGCAAGTTGAGGACCTGGAGGCTGCACGGGGAGGTGGCCTTATTGGTCCCAATGGGCGTTTACTCCCTTAGCTCAGGTTTTCTCTTTGCTTCCAGTAGAGGCTCTCTGTTTAACACAAACCATGTTTTATTCTTGAGGCCACGCCAGCCTTGTTTTACACCACTTCCTTTGGAGTAACACCACTCACAGCTGTGAACGGAAATTGAGGTTTGAGCCTGCCATCTTCTCAGCGTACTGAATGTCAAAGCGCTCGTTCTGGGCCACAGTGAAGATGTTTTTCCAGTCCCCTGGGGTGCCTGAGGGATGGAGGGAGTGAGGCTGGAGGTCCCGGCTGCACAGGAGGCCCCAGGGGGCTCAGGTTTGGCTCTAGCTGCTGCTTCCATCCTCCCTTCCCTGAACACTCACCCCAGGCAGGCACTCACCTTTCCTCATGAAGGCAGAAACGTTGTGGTCCATGATTTCAGAGGGCAAAGTAGTGTAGTTAGTCATGGGATTCTTCTTCATCTCTTTGAAAGATGTACGTTGGACGATGTGATCTACAGTCTCCTCGGGCAGGGAGCGCCCCAAAAACTCCAAGATCTTCTGAATCTCCCTTTTGGGGTCCTGGAGTAGCAGAGGGGCTTTTTTCATTGGAGGTTTGGACTGCTTACTGAGCAAATAGAAATGGAGCTGCTCTCTTAACATCCTAGGAGATCTAGCAATTTCTGCTTAGCAACCTCTCAAAGCCAGCTCCTTGGCTCTGGTCCTCTTTCCCTGGAGCAAAAGAAGTTGCTTTCTACCCTGTGAACCTGCAGTAACCCATATTTGGTTACTTATGGGTGAGAACGGGCAGTCCTCTTTCGTAACTGTGGCCCTGGAGTCTGGCCCAGCACTTCGCAAATACCGGGAAAAGCAAGAGCAGTAAATAGCTGATCAATGATTGAACGTGCGGCTGACGCAGGGGCTAGGAGATAAGAGCTGTACAAAGTACTGTAGCTGAGGAGCCCAGCCGGAGGGGATGGGGTCTGCTAAGGAAGACGGGATGAGGGGTCCAGGAGCCTTCACAGGGAAAAGGGCGGAGAGGGGCTTGGCAGGTCCCCGTGGGGTTCCTGACTCCCGAGGTGTGACATGGAGGGAAGCAGGTGGTCTCACCTCCTTTATGTCCTCATAGAAGAGGTAGAGAACAGGGTGGGTATGACTCAGCTCCCACCACTCCTGCACGTGCTGGTACCAGGACCCGTAGGACACTGGGGAAAGGGTACCGACACAGAGGTGGTTAGTTTTAGCTGGCTGCCACGCAGTCCCCTGCCCCCAGTCCCCTTCCTCTGCAGTAAAGCCCACCTTCCCCATCCATGAACATCTCCAGGAAGTTGTCCCAGGTGCCAGGATCAGGGTGCACTTTGGCCATGAGGTAGAAGTGGTAATAGGAGACAGCAACATCCTTCGGATTGCGGGCGACATAGATCACCTGGAGGGGCAGATGACCATCCCTGGCACCATTACCACCCAGCATGCCAGGTCCTTCTGCCACCCCTCAACATCTCTGCGAGAGAGCCGTCTCTTGATTTGGCAAAGgttgaaactgaagcttagaagtTGGCCTACTTGAATGAGCGCAACTGCAACTGTGCTGAGATTTGACACCAGAGTCCTGGGAAACATACACTATACTATTCTTAATTCCCATCAACGCCCCTACGCCCAGATTTGGAGCAAGGGGTGCAGGTACCCTCTCCGTTCCCTTCCTGGGCCTGTGAGCACCTTACTCTGTTTCTCTTGGGTCTGCAATGGGGAAAAGTCTCACTTTCCGGGATCATCTGGCCCCCACCAGTGCATGAGGCAGATGGCAACCCCCTTAAAATGAGACAAGGCTCAGGGAAGTCAGTAGACCTTCCTGGAGGAACAGGGCCAGGTCTGGGATGGCACCAGCAGCCTCCTTCCCTCGCTTCCTCTGCTACTTACCTTGATCTTCTGATCCAGCAGACACTGggggagcaaggccaggggcaagTGCGTCTTGATGATCCGGGGGGCTGGTGCATCCTTCAGGGACTCAATACCTAAGCCATGGTAGAGAAAGGTCCAGTGAACTGAAGCCCTGGTCGTCCTCCTCTCACTTGGCTCCAGCACCCACCCACATACCTGAGGGAACCCCTGGGGCCTTGAACTCAAGGAAGGGCACCCGGAAGAAGATGGGGTCCTGGCAACACTTCTCCAGATCACCACCGTGGTAGATCAAGTCCAGGATCTCGCTCACCCAGGTGGTGCCTACACAGAGGAGGAAAGAGCTTGCCCCTGTTGGCCTAGGTTGGGGACTGCagctggggcgggggtggggggtgaccCTTATCACCTACCAGATTTGGGGTAGGTGCTAACAAGCACATCATCAGGCCAGGCTTGGAAGTTCTGCACTGGCCCCATTGCTTCTGCAAAGTACTTGACAAGTGGGACCCCCTTCACATACTCCAGGGGCACACGGAGGCTCTCTTGGACTAGTTCCATGGTGCTGAGTCAGGGGCCAGCAATGTAGCTCACTTCCCTGGGTAGCAACACAACAATGCCACATGCtgaattcttgctttgttttaaaaCAAGGACTGtcgtagtcacctagtgctgctataacagaaataccacaagtgaatggctttaacacacagaagttcattccctcacagtctaggaggctgaagtccaaattcaggatgccaactccaggggaaggctttctctgttggttttgggggaaggtccttggcttcagtcttcctctggtctaggaacttctcagtgcagggacgccAGGTCCAAgagacatgctttgctcctggcactgctttcttggtggtatgaggtcccctgtctctctgctcacttctcttttatatctcaaaagagatgaagttctgccttattaacataactacctctaatcctgcctcgttaacatcagaAGAGGTAGAAgttagaacacataggaaaatcccatcaaatgacaaaatagtggataatcatacaatactgggagtcatggcttaGTCAAGTTGCcacatacaattcaatccatgataagggTGATAAGTGTATTTCTCTTAactacagttttatttttcttactgtttCCCACTGCAGCTCTCAGTCCAGGCCCAGTCGGCCCTTCTTCCCATTGTCATGAGCTCCCTGAGCTCCTCACATGCGGAAACCTCCCCTGGACCTGTGATCCCGCTCCATCTTGGCTCTGGGATAAACAGAGCCAGCTGGGCAACTGAGCTTGGTACATGCAGGAACAAAACTGCTGACTCAGCAGAAGAGGAAAGTGGGGTTGAAGCCAGAGTTGACGGTGCTGAGATGGGACAGCCACAGGAGAGGGCAGGGTGGCAAGGACCTTGCAGGCAGGAGCAGAAAGATTGAGTGATAGGGGTTGAGGATCATAAAGCCCCGCTTGGGGGGTGTGGGAGCCAAAAGCTGAGCAGGGTGAGGGGAGGTGTGCCCCAGCCCACCCCAACCCAGTGCTCACCAGATCCCACGGGATCCCGGCCTTGGGACTGTCTCCGTGTGCAACAGCTTAGTGTGGGCAGTGTGAGCGCAGAACCGCTCTCCAAGCAGAGAGTTTATAGGTCCAAAGTGGGAGGGGTCTAAAGCCCGTCACAGGGCTGGGACTTGGCTCTCCTCCAAGAAGGAAATGGTGGAGTTTGGGGGTGAGGGGACTGCTCTGCTGCTCTCCTTAACACCCCAGCTGGAGGCCAAGCTTAGACTGGCCTGGAAACTCAACTTCCAGACTGAAACTAGACAAAAGGGCCCAGTCGTTGGTGTTTTGTTTGAGCTGTAACCCTGCCTCCCGAATTGCCCCTCTAAATGCCACTCCTGCAGGGCTAACAGCTTTTTCTAATTGACCCAGTCAAGAGaaaagagaggaggggagggcagaggaaagggagaaaggaaaagagaagaagggGTGAGGAGGAGAGAAGGGGGACTCCTGAGCTGGCATAAGGACAGGACCACTTACCTCCAGGCCAGTCTTGAAGACACCAAGAGCTGAGACCTGGTGGCTGCCAAGAGGCCCCGAAGCCCACGGATTCCAGGAACTGCTGGCTCTGACCACAAGGCTGGTACAAAATGATGTGGGTGGGACAGTGTGAGGGATTTAGGGCTGGGCGGAGCAGCACAGTACAGGGAAGAGAAAGAATGCCAGAGTCTGAACAGCCCTGGGAGTGAGCCCCAGCTCCACAGCTCCTGTGGGACCTCATGGGGCCTCACCCTCATTTTTCTTAAGACAGGGTGATCCTGCCTCACTCATGATTGATGAAAACAAGCAGCCCCAGAAGGTGCTTTTCTTTCTCTAGGCTTTAAAGGGGCTCCCCAGACAGGCAAGAAAGGGTTGGGGCTGGAGAGCTACAGGGCCCCACAGTAAAGAACATTCCCCCCTGCCCCACTTTTGTTCCTACTCTTTGGATTAAAGTCCAGAGTGATGCTAGGCCTGGAAGTGGGTGGGCTGAGTCAAGAGGATGAGTCTCCCAAGCCCTCTAAGAATGATGTAACCTCAGAGTCACACTGGGGAAAGCTGAGGCAGAGGagcctagagcaaaggagaggcTGGGGACATGTGGGCCCGtaacccctccccctcctctcaCTCCCCACCCAGCCTCAGTGCCGCTTGGGTGGCAAAGCCTCTGCCTCCTTCTCTCTCCACCCCCCTGCAAAAACCAGAAGGTACCCTTAACTTAGGCTCTTTATTTTACACAAGTGAAAAACAGTGGCAGAGAAAAgcagtgggggtttggggacactGGGGTCAGTTCTCCAGTAAGTCTGTCCAGTGTTCCTGTGGAAACAAGAGAGCTGGTCAGAGGCAGCCtagaggatggggagggagatgGAGGCTGGGACCAGTGCCACGTCTCACCTCTTCTAATTCTGAGTCTTCCTCATTCTCCTTGGTTCCTGTCTGGGACAGCCTTATCAGGTCTCCCCACAGCAATGAGTTCTTACAGCTACCAAGGAAATGCAGAGTTGGGCATCACAAGCCTCCTCCAGGCCAGGCTCTAGGTGCCAAGGTAAGGACTCACCTGGCCTGGGCCTGGTCTTGGGGAGCTGGGCACCCTTTTGCCAGAGCTAGACTGGGTTGGGGCAGGGGTGTTGGACTCACCCAGGGCATTGGCCCTCTAGGGGCAAAAGTTGCCCTGGCTCCTCTTGAAGGAATTCCTCTGCGAGGCAGATCACGTGGGCCCTTAGAGGGCAGCCAGGATGCGGGCAACACAGAGGGCTTTCTTCATCCTGTCAGAGATGACAGGCAGGTGAGAAAGAAGGCAGTAACGATGTGGCTCATATTCATTAAGCATTTCTAGGGACTGGACACTGTACCGAGGGCTTGACATAAAACCACTCTATGACACAGGTACTACTATCATctgcatcttacagatgaggaaactgaggcacagaggttacAATACGTGACCACAGTGACTAAACTAGCCAACTTCTGAAAGTTAGCAGGGACTTCGTTAAGAGTCTATTGCAGCTCCTTACAGGCTAAATGATCTCAGGTAGGTCACATGACTGAATAACAAGTACAGTTTATTTCCTTTACTGCTTTCTTAAACCAGACCCTACCTTTCGGTTCATGTATTTAATAAACGTTTATCACCTACCTGTTCTGCGCACTGACACTGTCCTAGCAATGAACAAgatctgccctcatggagttcaGTATGAGGAGTGGGACAGACGGTTAatcagaaaaataagtaaaacatagTATGCCAGATGACAAGTATTACGATAAAAAAGGCAGAGActctatcaactgatgaatggataagcaaaacgtGATATACCCATACATCAGAATGTTTTTCGGCCATAAAAAGGAGTGATGCGCTGACACATGCGTCAGAGAAGTGCGTAAGAAAGCTGCAATTTTAGACGGAGAGCTTGAGAACACTTCACTGAGAAGGTGGCACTTTATCAAACCAAAGGCCGAGGGAAGATACTTCCAGATAAAGGAAAGGGCAGGTTCTGAGCCAGAGAGTTCTGTTGTGTCGAGGAATGACTGCAAGTATCACCATCTCCATTTTAGAGACGGGGGCACTACGGCCAGCGGTGTCAGTGAGTGGCCCTGTCCCTCAGTGAACAGCCTGATCCTACGTCGTCTGAACCCTAGACCCCCGGACCTGAGGTGGCTCTCACCTGGAGGGTGCGGGCGCACACAGCGCAGTGGGCCTCGGCGCCCAGCTCCGACTCTCGGTCGACACTGGGAACATCTCCACGCCTCGGGCCTCGCGGCGGAGGCGGCCCAAAGGCCAGCGGCATGTGGGGCGGCGGCGGTGGGCAGAGGTCCTGGCGGAAGTCGGCGCGCAGCCAGCGCACGGTGAGCGGGAGGCGCGCCCAGGGCGGCACCTGTAGCATGTGCGCCAGCACGCGCAGGTGGAACGCAAAGGACGCCTCGCCGCGCGCGCGCTGTCCCACGTGCGCCAGGCGGCGCGAGGCGTGCGGGTGCTGCCAGGCCCATTCGAACTGCAGCGCGAGAGCACCAACGCGTTAGGGTCAGGCGCCGACCACCCCATCCGCCCGCCGCCCCTGCCTCCTTTCTTACCCGAAGGGAGGCCACGGCGGACGGGAAGCCGTGCACGACGAGCACCATCTCCCTGCGGAGGAGAACGCGGGTGCGGCTTATGAGTCCTGCCACCCGTGTCAAGGCGACTCCCTGGCCATGGAGCGTCCTACCCCAGGGGAGGCCTCAGGGGGGGCTTCAGACCCAGCCCACGAGGTCCCGTCCCCTTCGTGGAGGGCCGTCCCTTCGCACCCGCCACCCTAGGCCCCGCCTCCAGCCACCGCTACCTACCTGCCCTACTCAGTTCTTGCCCTTCCAGGCGTAATTCCCACCCCAGCCTTGTTCACCACGCACCCCATCGCGTCACCCCAGCCTTGATCCTCAGACCCCTCGCTACCTAACCCCCTCCGCGCTGAACACCGAGTTTCACAGAGCTCCACCTCCCCACGAAAGGCTCCTCCCCTGCCGGAGTCCCCGCCcacatcactaaaaaaaaaaaggcgtagCCAATTTGTCAGACCCCACACTGGCCCCGCCTACTGCCCCAGGCCCCGCCTCCCACCAAGCCCTCCCCTTGGCCTAGGGGCCGCCCCGTCTTACCAGGGCCCTCTACCACTCGTCCGCCAGGCCCCGCCTTTTCTGCGGCCCCCGTTGTG
The sequence above is drawn from the Elephas maximus indicus isolate mEleMax1 chromosome 12, mEleMax1 primary haplotype, whole genome shotgun sequence genome and encodes:
- the SLX1A gene encoding structure-specific endonuclease subunit SLX1: MGPTEGTARPGRFFGVYLLYCLNPRHRGRVYVGFTVNPARRVQQHNGGRRKGGAWRTSGRGPWEMVLVVHGFPSAVASLRFEWAWQHPHASRRLAHVGQRARGEASFAFHLRVLAHMLQVPPWARLPLTVRWLRADFRQDLCPPPPPHMPLAFGPPPPRGPRRGDVPSVDRESELGAEAHCAVCARTLQDEESPLCCPHPGCPLRAHVICLAEEFLQEEPGQLLPLEGQCPGCKNSLLWGDLIRLSQTGTKENEEDSELEEEHWTDLLEN
- the SGF29 gene encoding SAGA-associated factor 29 isoform X3; protein product: MQTENKISPYYRTKLRGLYTTAKADAEAECNILRKALDKIAEIKSLLEERRIAAKIAGLYNDSEPPRKTMRRGVLMTLLQQSAMTLPLWIGKPGDKPPPLCGAIPASGDYVAKPGDKVAARVKAVDGDEQWILAEVVSYSHATNKYEVDDIDEEGKERHTLSRRRIIPLPQWKANPETDPEALFQKEQLVLALYPQTTCFYRALIHTPPQRPQDDYSVLFEDTSYADGYSPPLNVAQRYVVACKEPKKK
- the LOC126086615 gene encoding sulfotransferase 1A1-like codes for the protein MELVQESLRVPLEYVKGVPLVKYFAEAMGPVQNFQAWPDDVLVSTYPKSGTTWVSEILDLIYHGGDLEKCCQDPIFFRVPFLEFKAPGVPSGIESLKDAPAPRIIKTHLPLALLPQCLLDQKIKVIYVARNPKDVAVSYYHFYLMAKVHPDPGTWDNFLEMFMDGEVSYGSWYQHVQEWWELSHTHPVLYLFYEDIKEDPKREIQKILEFLGRSLPEETVDHIVQRTSFKEMKKNPMTNYTTLPSEIMDHNVSAFMRKGTPGDWKNIFTVAQNERFDIQYAEKMAGSNLNFRSQL
- the SGF29 gene encoding SAGA-associated factor 29 isoform X1 produces the protein MALVSADSRIAELLTELHQLIKQTQEERSRSEHNLVNIQKTHERMQTENKISPYYRTKLRGLYTTAKADAEAECNILRKALDKIAEIKSLLEERRIAAKIAGLYNDSEPPRKTMRRGVLMTLLQQSAMTLPLWIGKPGDKPPPLCGAIPASGDYVAKPGDKVAARVKAVDGDEQWILAEVVSYSHATNKYEVDDIDEEGKERHTLSRRRIIPLPQWKANPETDPEALFQKEQLVLALYPQTTCFYRALIHTPPQRPQDDYSVLFEDTSYADGYSPPLNVAQRYVVACKEPKKK
- the SGF29 gene encoding SAGA-associated factor 29 isoform X2, with the protein product MKGLPLVLWFLSLQEERSRSEHNLVNIQKTHERMQTENKISPYYRTKLRGLYTTAKADAEAECNILRKALDKIAEIKSLLEERRIAAKIAGLYNDSEPPRKTMRRGVLMTLLQQSAMTLPLWIGKPGDKPPPLCGAIPASGDYVAKPGDKVAARVKAVDGDEQWILAEVVSYSHATNKYEVDDIDEEGKERHTLSRRRIIPLPQWKANPETDPEALFQKEQLVLALYPQTTCFYRALIHTPPQRPQDDYSVLFEDTSYADGYSPPLNVAQRYVVACKEPKKK